A single genomic interval of Cellvibrio sp. PSBB023 harbors:
- a CDS encoding thermostable hemolysin, which yields MKELSLNLQSATPETTATPWHMPRLPRISIPRFGLHTPGSPERAAVEAYIHDRFAGVHHAEVTHFLPNIISLRCGGDYSAAVGLAPAGNGKVFAEQYLDAPVETVISEKLGLQVARDQIVEIGNLVSTWKGSSLLLFIVIGEVMERLGYHYVMFTGTREVKALLARLRYSPVVLADADPARLPDGGASWGTYYANNPQVMFGDNRPAMEAARKNPMYRATVAAISRPIEKICAGFRAVNQDALAKVVEQSHE from the coding sequence ATGAAAGAGCTGTCACTGAACCTGCAATCTGCAACCCCTGAAACCACGGCAACCCCTTGGCATATGCCGCGTTTGCCGCGCATCAGTATTCCCCGTTTTGGTTTGCACACACCCGGCTCGCCCGAGCGGGCGGCAGTAGAGGCTTATATTCATGACCGCTTTGCCGGTGTGCATCACGCAGAGGTCACCCATTTCCTGCCTAACATTATCAGCTTGCGCTGCGGTGGCGATTATTCTGCCGCCGTGGGCCTGGCGCCTGCCGGTAACGGCAAAGTATTTGCTGAACAGTATTTGGATGCACCTGTTGAAACGGTTATTAGTGAAAAACTCGGCTTGCAAGTTGCGCGCGATCAAATAGTAGAGATTGGCAATCTGGTCTCCACCTGGAAAGGCAGCAGCTTGCTGTTGTTTATTGTGATTGGCGAAGTCATGGAGCGCTTGGGTTATCACTACGTGATGTTTACCGGCACTCGCGAAGTGAAAGCCCTGCTTGCGCGCTTACGCTATTCCCCGGTTGTGCTTGCGGATGCGGACCCCGCACGTTTACCCGATGGTGGCGCCAGTTGGGGCACTTATTACGCCAACAATCCTCAAGTCATGTTTGGCGATAACCGCCCCGCGATGGAAGCGGCGCGCAAAAACCCAATGTATCGCGCCACAGTCGCGGCGATCAGTCGTCCCATTGAAAAAATCTGCGCCGGTTTTCGCGCGGTTAACCAGGACGCGCTAGCCAAAGTAGTGGAGCAATCTCATGAATAA
- a CDS encoding AMP-binding protein codes for MNNILAAIYAHASDTPEKIALTGATTQLTYAQLAAQIDSLSEWFIAQQIGRAGLWGENGIEWIVADLAAWKAKITLVPLPRFFSAAQLQHVLSEAQLSCLLVCGDMASVAAVSARTASPIAGIYLDQLALSTTATTTTTTDRNDKAIEGIAKITFTSGTTGTPKGVCLSTAALENVTLALAERIYATPGTEQTVQRHLTLLPLSTLLENIAGVYVPLYLGKNIVVLPGVALGFSGSSQLSLPTLLQQLHAHQPNSVILLPQILQGFVAASLQGFRLPGSLAFVAVGGAKTSANLIAQARACGIPVYEGYGLSECASVVSLNAPVADKMGSVGKPLSHVQVRIDQGVIFTRGNAFSGYLNAEGKSLQGNIDLQANAEWVNTGDLGYLDDDGFLFITGREKNLLISSFGRNISPEWIEAELGLNRTIAQVMVMGDAQPFCSAIIVPYPHVTAEQIRSDISRVNKTLPDYAQVKKFIIAREPFTAANQLLTDNGRLRRLAISIAYAESIDAIYATADYPATISSRETGSPAAGVVYDIL; via the coding sequence ATGAATAATATTCTTGCCGCCATCTACGCTCATGCCAGTGATACACCAGAAAAAATAGCCTTGACCGGTGCCACCACACAGCTGACCTATGCGCAACTTGCCGCGCAGATTGATTCACTCAGCGAGTGGTTTATCGCCCAACAGATTGGCCGTGCCGGTTTGTGGGGTGAGAATGGCATTGAGTGGATTGTGGCGGATCTCGCCGCCTGGAAAGCAAAAATAACGCTGGTGCCGCTACCGCGCTTTTTCTCTGCCGCGCAATTGCAGCATGTGTTGTCCGAGGCGCAGTTATCCTGCTTGTTAGTCTGCGGTGATATGGCCTCTGTCGCTGCCGTTAGCGCGCGCACCGCGTCGCCCATCGCTGGCATTTACCTTGATCAATTAGCTCTATCGACAACCGCAACGACAACTACAACTACCGACAGAAACGATAAGGCCATCGAAGGTATTGCCAAAATTACTTTCACTTCCGGCACTACCGGCACACCCAAAGGCGTGTGCCTGTCTACCGCCGCACTGGAAAATGTGACCCTGGCATTGGCGGAACGTATTTATGCCACACCCGGTACAGAACAAACCGTGCAACGCCATTTGACGTTATTGCCACTGAGCACGCTGTTGGAAAATATTGCCGGTGTCTATGTGCCCTTGTATCTGGGTAAAAATATTGTGGTATTACCCGGCGTCGCGCTTGGGTTTAGTGGGAGTTCGCAGTTATCCCTGCCCACATTGTTGCAGCAGTTACACGCACATCAACCCAATAGTGTGATTCTGTTACCGCAAATTTTGCAGGGTTTTGTCGCTGCTAGTTTGCAAGGGTTTAGGTTGCCGGGTTCGCTGGCCTTTGTGGCTGTGGGCGGTGCAAAAACCTCGGCGAATTTAATTGCCCAGGCGCGTGCATGCGGCATTCCTGTGTACGAAGGTTATGGCCTTTCCGAGTGCGCATCCGTGGTGAGTTTGAATGCGCCGGTTGCCGACAAAATGGGCAGTGTGGGCAAACCCTTATCCCATGTGCAAGTGCGTATCGACCAGGGTGTTATTTTTACCCGTGGCAATGCGTTTAGCGGTTATCTGAATGCGGAAGGGAAAAGCCTGCAAGGCAATATCGACTTGCAAGCCAACGCAGAATGGGTAAATACCGGTGACTTGGGTTATCTGGATGATGACGGATTTTTATTTATCACCGGCCGTGAAAAAAACCTGTTGATCAGCAGCTTCGGGCGCAATATTTCCCCTGAATGGATTGAAGCCGAACTGGGCTTGAATCGCACCATTGCCCAGGTCATGGTGATGGGCGATGCCCAACCCTTTTGCAGTGCGATTATTGTGCCTTATCCCCATGTGACGGCAGAGCAGATTCGCAGTGATATTTCCCGCGTGAATAAAACCTTGCCGGATTATGCGCAAGTCAAAAAATTTATTATCGCGCGCGAACCATTTACCGCCGCCAACCAATTGTTAACCGATAACGGTCGCTTGCGTCGCCTGGCGATCAGTATTGCTTACGCGGAATCCATTGATGCGATTTACGCCACAGCAGATTATCCCGCGACTATTTCTTCCCGTGAAACAGGCAGCCCGGCTGCAGGAGTTGTTTATGACATTCTTTGA
- a CDS encoding TenA family transcriptional regulator — protein sequence MTFFDRLQTETQHQRNYLLSAPIIQRCIGQGKFSLQEYIAFLTEAFHHVKHTVPLLMAVGSRLPAEKENYREAIAEYIEEELGHQEWILNDIAACGIDKDTVRHGRPNAATELMVAYAYDTVMRNNPMAFFGMVFVLEGTSINLASQAADIIQQHLGLPNKAFSYLRSHGSLDQEHMVFFAKLMNGLVEQKDMDDIVHAAKMFFTLYGNIFRSIEQTAIAQAA from the coding sequence ATGACATTCTTTGATCGTTTACAAACCGAAACCCAACACCAACGCAATTATTTACTGAGTGCGCCTATTATCCAGCGCTGCATTGGCCAGGGTAAATTCAGTTTGCAAGAGTACATCGCCTTTTTGACGGAAGCATTTCATCACGTAAAGCACACAGTGCCACTGTTGATGGCCGTGGGCAGTCGCTTGCCAGCGGAAAAAGAAAATTATCGCGAGGCAATTGCGGAATACATTGAAGAAGAATTGGGCCATCAGGAATGGATTTTAAATGACATTGCCGCCTGCGGTATCGACAAAGACACCGTGCGCCATGGCCGGCCAAATGCAGCGACAGAATTAATGGTGGCCTACGCCTATGACACCGTCATGCGCAATAACCCTATGGCATTTTTTGGCATGGTGTTTGTGCTGGAAGGCACCAGTATCAACCTGGCGTCACAGGCGGCGGATATTATCCAACAGCATTTGGGATTGCCGAATAAAGCCTTTTCCTACCTGCGTTCACACGGCAGCCTGGATCAGGAACATATGGTGTTTTTTGCCAAATTAATGAATGGTTTGGTAGAGCAAAAAGACATGGATGACATTGTGCATGCAGCAAAAATGTTTTTCACCTTGTACGGCAATATCTTCCGTTCGATTGAACAAACAGCGATTGCCCAAGCAGCCTGA
- a CDS encoding SDR family oxidoreductase: MNIRGKTILLTGATGGIGQAIAHRLASEGAVLILVGRSVTSLQQLAANLDLHRTKGFVLEADIATHAGREKIRTALIALSQPVDALINCAGISLFGLLPDNEPEAIENVIATNVTATVLLTRLVLPYLHRQQGRIITIGSSFGGLGYPGFAVYCATKFALRGFSEALRRELQADESATGNVQVAYLAPRATQTAINSDAVCAMNRELGNAMDEPEVVAFAVEKMLRATQMRDRNIGWPERLFLRINSIFPGIIDGALRKQLPIIRRYAKANSHGSTAALTAGLEKTTQPSHS; the protein is encoded by the coding sequence ATGAACATTCGTGGCAAAACCATTTTATTAACCGGTGCCACCGGGGGCATAGGCCAAGCCATTGCCCATCGTCTGGCGAGTGAAGGTGCGGTATTGATTTTGGTGGGGCGCTCGGTAACAAGTTTGCAGCAATTAGCCGCCAACCTGGATTTGCATCGCACGAAAGGTTTTGTGCTGGAGGCGGATATTGCAACCCATGCGGGGCGCGAAAAAATTCGCACGGCATTAATCGCCTTGTCGCAGCCAGTGGATGCCTTAATCAATTGCGCTGGCATCAGTTTGTTTGGTTTGCTGCCAGATAATGAACCGGAAGCGATTGAAAATGTGATTGCCACCAATGTTACTGCTACAGTGTTATTAACACGCTTGGTGTTGCCCTATTTGCATCGCCAGCAGGGGCGCATCATTACCATTGGTTCCAGTTTTGGCGGTTTGGGTTACCCCGGTTTTGCAGTCTATTGCGCCACCAAATTTGCATTGCGCGGTTTTAGTGAAGCATTGCGCCGCGAACTGCAAGCGGATGAATCGGCAACCGGTAATGTACAAGTGGCCTACCTTGCGCCGCGCGCCACCCAAACCGCCATTAATAGCGATGCGGTATGTGCCATGAATCGCGAATTGGGCAATGCTATGGATGAGCCGGAAGTGGTGGCATTTGCGGTGGAAAAAATGTTGCGTGCAACACAAATGCGCGATCGCAACATCGGCTGGCCTGAGCGATTATTTTTGCGCATTAACAGTATTTTTCCCGGCATTATCGACGGCGCCTTACGCAAACAGTTACCCATTATCCGTCGCTATGCAAAAGCGAATTCTCACGGCAGTACGGCGGCACTCACAGCCGGGCTTGAAAAAACAACGCAACCCAGTCATTCATAA
- a CDS encoding response regulator, translated as MQILLVEDDSLLADGIVSALRRAGFAVNWLDNGKAACTYVVAEPPDILLLDLGLPDMDGLDVLKLVRQKKLHTQVLILTARDTTTDKVAGLDSGADDYLTKPFALDELLARLRVLERRLGTALSSLITIASVTVNTAQHEANVDGSPLSLSRREYMLLKALMESAGVIQTREGLEAKLYSWGDEVASNAIEVHIHNLRKKLPTDFIRTLRGIGYMVPKP; from the coding sequence ATGCAAATATTGTTAGTAGAGGATGACAGTTTACTGGCGGACGGCATTGTCAGTGCGTTAAGGCGCGCTGGCTTTGCCGTTAATTGGCTGGACAATGGCAAAGCGGCGTGTACCTATGTTGTCGCCGAGCCGCCGGATATTTTATTGCTGGATCTCGGCCTGCCCGACATGGATGGGCTTGATGTATTAAAACTGGTGCGACAAAAAAAACTGCACACGCAAGTATTAATCCTCACCGCGCGCGACACCACCACCGATAAGGTGGCGGGGCTGGATTCCGGCGCCGACGATTACCTCACCAAACCCTTTGCCCTGGATGAACTGCTCGCGCGCCTGCGCGTACTTGAGCGGCGTTTGGGCACAGCCTTATCTTCCCTGATCACTATTGCTTCTGTCACCGTCAATACGGCGCAGCATGAAGCGAACGTGGACGGTTCGCCGCTGAGTTTATCGCGCCGTGAATACATGCTGTTAAAAGCGCTGATGGAAAGTGCCGGTGTTATCCAAACCCGTGAAGGATTGGAAGCAAAACTTTATTCCTGGGGCGATGAAGTGGCGAGCAATGCCATTGAAGTGCACATCCATAATTTGCGCAAAAAATTGCCCACTGATTTTATTCGCACCCTGCGTGGCATTGGTTATATGGTGCCCAAACCGTGA
- a CDS encoding HAMP domain-containing sensor histidine kinase, with the protein MKSIRRFLVIVLVAIVTLANFAAAVRGYLGSMDEAERLFNQRMLQQVDLLNYTLPLRASQADAGAVIDFPARPSDIESSLEFQWVRNDGTLLARSAAMPDTVLCSLEEGFRYFNFNNYRWHLLVTASADKQSWYILAERDDQRYRLAESMILQAVYPMVLAIPLIALIIWWVAGVGLRPVAKLATELRQREATDLYPIEQQDMPIELVQLTQSANELLRRLDASFAREKRFSGDAAHELRTPLAALKIHCENLLHELHPAPESVVKLQLGIERMSYLVEQILLLNRTAPDHFMGQFEPVNLTLLAKQAVVDYSAPLAQKNHQIEFNGDECWVMGDRAALATLLNNLLGNAIKYTPADGIIVVNTWQRGKDVVLEVMDNGPGIPVAQQARVFDRFYRMGGDRHNSQTPGCGLGLSIVQQVVELHAAHIALTQSRFDHGLLVMVTFAACSLPDSTTTFESAPSRVSHHEQNR; encoded by the coding sequence GTGAAATCCATTCGCCGGTTTCTGGTGATCGTATTGGTAGCTATAGTCACCTTGGCAAATTTTGCGGCAGCGGTGCGCGGTTATCTGGGCAGTATGGATGAAGCGGAGCGCTTGTTTAATCAGCGCATGTTACAGCAAGTGGATTTATTAAATTACACCTTGCCGCTGCGTGCATCGCAAGCGGATGCCGGTGCGGTGATTGATTTTCCGGCGCGCCCCAGCGACATAGAATCCTCGCTGGAATTTCAGTGGGTGCGCAACGACGGCACATTGCTGGCGCGTTCAGCGGCCATGCCTGACACAGTGCTCTGTTCGCTGGAAGAAGGTTTTCGCTATTTTAATTTTAATAATTACCGCTGGCATTTATTGGTGACCGCCAGTGCCGATAAACAGAGTTGGTATATTTTGGCTGAGCGCGATGACCAGCGCTATCGTTTAGCCGAGTCGATGATTTTGCAGGCGGTATACCCCATGGTGCTCGCCATTCCATTAATCGCGTTAATTATTTGGTGGGTTGCTGGTGTAGGCTTGCGGCCTGTGGCCAAACTCGCCACTGAATTGCGCCAGCGCGAAGCAACGGATTTATACCCGATTGAGCAGCAGGATATGCCGATAGAACTGGTGCAACTCACCCAGTCTGCCAATGAATTGCTACGCCGTTTGGATGCCTCTTTCGCGCGTGAAAAACGTTTCTCCGGCGATGCCGCCCACGAACTGCGCACGCCGCTTGCTGCGCTAAAAATACACTGCGAAAACTTATTGCATGAATTGCACCCGGCACCGGAATCCGTTGTGAAATTGCAATTGGGTATTGAGCGCATGAGTTATTTGGTGGAGCAAATTCTGTTGCTCAATCGCACCGCGCCGGATCATTTTATGGGGCAATTTGAACCGGTGAATTTAACCCTGCTGGCCAAACAAGCGGTGGTGGATTACAGCGCACCACTGGCACAAAAAAATCACCAGATTGAATTTAACGGCGATGAATGTTGGGTAATGGGGGATCGCGCGGCGTTGGCAACATTGCTGAATAACCTGCTCGGCAATGCAATTAAATATACTCCGGCCGATGGCATTATTGTGGTGAACACCTGGCAACGCGGTAAGGATGTCGTGCTGGAAGTCATGGATAACGGCCCCGGCATTCCGGTTGCACAGCAAGCGCGGGTGTTTGATCGCTTTTATCGCATGGGCGGCGATCGCCACAACTCACAAACGCCTGGTTGCGGTTTGGGGCTGTCCATTGTGCAACAGGTTGTCGAGTTGCACGCGGCGCACATTGCACTCACACAATCGCGTTTTGATCACGGCCTGTTGGTGATGGTGACCTTTGCCGCCTGCTCACTGCCAGATAGCACAACCACGTTTGAGTCTGCACCTTCCCGAGTGTCTCATCATGAACAAAATCGCTAA
- a CDS encoding cupredoxin domain-containing protein, translating into MNKIANCRMRCVLLVALFAVQSVWADVPTFTIEIRGHLFYPAQLVVPANTKIKLIVINQDPTPEEFESYELNREKVIMGGAKATIFIGPLKPGDYPFFGEFNPKTAQGLIRVEN; encoded by the coding sequence ATGAACAAAATCGCTAATTGCCGGATGCGCTGTGTGCTGTTGGTCGCGCTGTTTGCGGTGCAGTCGGTATGGGCCGATGTGCCTACCTTCACCATTGAAATACGCGGGCATTTATTTTATCCCGCACAATTGGTAGTGCCAGCCAATACCAAAATTAAACTCATTGTGATCAATCAGGACCCTACACCGGAAGAGTTTGAAAGTTACGAACTCAATCGCGAAAAAGTGATTATGGGCGGTGCCAAGGCCACTATTTTTATTGGCCCACTCAAGCCGGGTGACTATCCTTTTTTCGGCGAATTTAATCCCAAAACGGCGCAGGGTTTAATCCGGGTGGAGAACTGA
- a CDS encoding DUF4198 domain-containing protein: MKTLLRIALPFLYLCVLGAPVVHAHTPFIAPVAFEPAHQGWISLDAGFAETFFHSDVAFDKGHFQVLTPAGTWVAPARVEQFTSRSVLEYQAQQEGTYRFTTGTRLGAVFRMYEINGERKHTRDPKEVLPKGHKLLDHYQSVTLAETYVTLKAPTTAAFKPYNKGLELVPITHPNDLYAGEPFEFSVLLDGNPLVEQPVSIFSAQDATQQQQPVLTATTDRQGKASITLNSPGVYLLHLRKSAPAPKGAEAPHYGYIYTLSFAVQPEL, translated from the coding sequence ATGAAAACCCTGCTGCGTATTGCCCTGCCTTTTCTCTACCTGTGTGTGCTGGGTGCGCCTGTGGTGCACGCCCACACTCCCTTTATTGCCCCTGTCGCATTTGAACCGGCACATCAAGGGTGGATTAGCTTGGATGCCGGTTTTGCCGAAACTTTTTTTCATTCCGATGTCGCCTTCGATAAAGGTCACTTCCAGGTATTGACCCCGGCGGGCACTTGGGTGGCACCTGCACGTGTAGAGCAATTCACCAGTCGTAGTGTGCTGGAGTATCAAGCGCAGCAAGAAGGCACCTACAGGTTCACTACTGGCACTCGTTTGGGCGCGGTGTTTCGCATGTACGAGATCAATGGCGAACGCAAACATACTCGCGACCCCAAAGAAGTATTACCCAAAGGGCACAAGCTGCTCGATCACTACCAATCCGTTACGCTGGCCGAAACCTACGTCACGCTGAAAGCACCAACTACGGCGGCGTTCAAACCCTATAACAAAGGCCTGGAGTTGGTGCCCATCACTCACCCCAATGATTTGTACGCGGGTGAACCGTTTGAATTTTCTGTATTGCTGGACGGCAACCCCCTCGTTGAACAGCCAGTGAGTATTTTTAGCGCGCAGGACGCCACCCAACAGCAACAACCGGTGCTGACTGCCACAACAGATCGCCAGGGCAAGGCCAGCATTACCTTGAACTCGCCTGGCGTTTATTTGCTGCACCTGCGCAAAAGTGCCCCTGCACCCAAAGGGGCTGAAGCGCCTCATTACGGTTATATCTACACCCTGAGTTTTGCCGTGCAGCCTGAGTTGTAA
- a CDS encoding EF-hand domain-containing protein, producing MYKKYSLLLVTLLVLAGCQSVPKPEPQVAQHQRDHGASAAHRQAFIKDYDRNGDGVVTREEFDQARAAHLRAMDSNQDQRVDETEYVQEFVARMTDEQKEHKTKQLKQAHVRFGVLDRDKDGDLTVQEFALSGARIFAGWDLNQDGVVDAQDPLPTP from the coding sequence ATGTATAAAAAGTACAGTCTCCTGCTCGTGACCTTATTGGTATTGGCCGGTTGCCAATCGGTGCCTAAACCAGAGCCTCAGGTGGCGCAGCACCAGCGCGATCACGGTGCCAGTGCGGCCCATCGTCAGGCGTTTATCAAGGACTATGATCGCAATGGCGATGGTGTTGTCACGCGTGAGGAGTTTGATCAGGCGCGTGCAGCGCATTTGCGCGCGATGGATAGCAATCAGGATCAACGTGTAGATGAAACCGAATATGTGCAGGAGTTTGTGGCGCGTATGACCGACGAACAAAAAGAGCACAAAACCAAACAACTGAAACAGGCCCATGTTCGTTTCGGGGTGTTGGATCGCGACAAGGATGGCGATTTGACGGTGCAGGAATTTGCTTTGTCCGGTGCGCGTATTTTTGCCGGGTGGGATCTCAATCAGGATGGTGTTGTCGATGCACAAGACCCCTTGCCAACACCATAG
- a CDS encoding TonB-dependent hemoglobin/transferrin/lactoferrin family receptor, whose product MKQWFSCKFPYGFSRNTLLMTGVFIASAQVCAADTAAQSGEPKKKLGKVVVTAQAEKESSHPSSKLVTREILDDQQVTDMDDLVRYIPGVSVSDIGRFGATGFSIRGLDGDRVAMTVDGLAMGETLDPLSYQAYDFFRSTRGGLDIDALKSVEIIKGADSIASGSGGLSGAVMFVTKDPADYLAAQGDDTFLSVKTGYASENDEALLSATLANRTGAWESLLVLTQRQSNEVDVQGKGENITGGAREIADPLDAESTNGLFKLYFHASPSHRLGIVAEHYRANSQLDNLSRVDASYLTRTTDDDNERDRIGVNYQWLAESRWFDTFNWHYDYQNTYNSGYTLMLFKSATCPQAVSPCYRSEDRYYEQDSHSTRVKFSKNIVSAGLEQELIYGAGAEVRDVSYASIDTRYLGESDTVSLVEVDPDFVPETSVTHWHAYVRDQLSPRHSAWTFTLGARADNYQYSPTLGAQYQDVSATVGDVSFTQATWQLGADYQFNSQQHAGIHLGTGFRAPSTENLYYATVTSVATDVAAGQEVVLWDSVANPDLDAEESLNKELRYGFSNQFLQVNVAIFHDDYSNFIETQTLTRLNDTVFQTCSRGTCTTTTGDTYTMPVNTGEVVVKGFEIDGQWNLDRNIALRFAYSYNDGEKKNGDPLLSIVPHSGVIGVEYQPDDRRWAASLTMTRTGSKEAEDVVVTAANGTQTQGAPFLTDAFTLFDLQGRYQLTPALKVTLGLYNITDEQYWRWQRVQFVTEGSGGARGGVTGDGINRYAEPGRNLKASLSYAF is encoded by the coding sequence ATGAAACAGTGGTTTTCCTGTAAGTTCCCCTATGGGTTTAGTCGCAATACCCTGTTGATGACTGGTGTATTTATTGCCAGCGCCCAGGTGTGTGCAGCAGACACGGCAGCACAGAGCGGTGAACCCAAAAAGAAATTGGGGAAAGTGGTTGTGACCGCGCAAGCGGAAAAAGAGTCGTCGCACCCTTCAAGTAAGTTGGTAACCCGCGAGATCCTGGATGATCAGCAGGTGACGGATATGGATGATCTGGTGCGCTATATTCCCGGCGTGAGTGTGAGTGACATTGGTCGTTTTGGTGCAACGGGTTTTTCTATTCGCGGCCTCGATGGTGATCGTGTTGCCATGACTGTAGATGGTTTGGCAATGGGAGAAACGCTCGATCCCCTCAGTTATCAAGCCTATGATTTTTTTCGCTCCACACGCGGTGGTTTGGATATCGACGCGCTGAAATCGGTGGAAATTATTAAGGGTGCAGATTCCATTGCCTCAGGCAGCGGAGGTTTGTCGGGTGCGGTGATGTTTGTAACCAAAGATCCGGCAGATTATTTGGCAGCGCAAGGCGATGATACTTTTCTCAGCGTAAAAACCGGTTATGCCAGTGAAAATGATGAAGCATTACTCAGCGCGACGCTGGCCAATCGCACCGGTGCCTGGGAGAGCTTGTTGGTACTGACCCAGCGCCAGAGCAATGAAGTGGATGTGCAAGGCAAGGGTGAAAATATTACCGGTGGTGCGCGGGAAATTGCGGACCCGCTTGATGCGGAATCCACCAACGGATTATTCAAATTGTATTTCCACGCAAGCCCATCCCATCGTCTAGGCATTGTTGCAGAACACTATCGCGCTAACTCACAACTCGACAATTTATCGCGTGTGGATGCTAGCTATCTCACGCGCACAACCGATGATGACAATGAACGCGACCGCATTGGTGTGAATTACCAATGGCTTGCCGAGTCGCGCTGGTTTGATACATTTAATTGGCATTACGACTATCAAAATACCTACAACAGCGGCTATACCCTGATGCTATTTAAATCGGCGACCTGCCCGCAAGCGGTATCGCCCTGCTACCGCTCGGAAGATCGCTATTACGAGCAGGATTCCCATTCCACCCGCGTCAAATTCAGTAAAAATATTGTCAGCGCAGGACTTGAACAGGAATTGATTTACGGTGCGGGTGCGGAAGTGCGCGATGTCAGTTATGCATCGATCGATACGCGCTACCTTGGCGAGAGCGATACTGTATCACTGGTAGAAGTTGATCCGGATTTTGTGCCAGAAACCTCCGTCACACATTGGCATGCTTATGTGCGCGATCAATTATCACCGCGCCATTCTGCCTGGACATTTACCCTCGGTGCGCGCGCTGATAATTATCAATATTCGCCAACACTGGGCGCGCAATATCAGGATGTATCGGCAACCGTTGGCGATGTGAGTTTTACCCAAGCCACCTGGCAATTGGGTGCTGATTATCAGTTCAATTCACAGCAGCATGCGGGTATACATCTGGGCACCGGTTTTCGCGCGCCGTCTACCGAAAATCTTTATTACGCCACAGTGACCAGCGTTGCAACGGATGTTGCTGCGGGGCAAGAAGTCGTGTTATGGGATTCAGTCGCCAACCCGGATTTGGACGCAGAAGAAAGCCTGAATAAAGAATTGCGTTACGGTTTTAGCAATCAATTCCTGCAAGTGAATGTGGCAATTTTTCACGATGACTACAGCAATTTTATTGAAACCCAAACGCTCACGCGCTTAAACGACACTGTGTTTCAAACCTGTAGTCGCGGCACTTGCACCACCACAACAGGCGATACCTACACCATGCCGGTTAACACTGGTGAAGTGGTCGTAAAAGGTTTTGAAATAGACGGGCAGTGGAATCTGGATCGCAATATCGCCCTGCGTTTTGCTTACTCCTATAACGACGGCGAAAAGAAAAATGGTGATCCATTGCTGAGCATTGTGCCGCACTCGGGTGTTATTGGTGTTGAGTATCAGCCGGATGATCGCCGCTGGGCCGCGAGTTTGACTATGACGCGCACAGGCAGCAAAGAGGCTGAGGACGTTGTAGTCACCGCCGCAAATGGTACACAAACACAAGGTGCCCCATTTTTAACCGATGCCTTCACGCTGTTTGATTTGCAAGGTCGCTATCAGCTAACACCTGCGCTCAAAGTGACGCTGGGCTTATACAACATTACCGACGAACAATATTGGCGCTGGCAGCGCGTGCAATTTGTCACCGAGGGTAGTGGTGGCGCACGCGGTGGTGTGACTGGCGATGGCATTAATCGCTATGCAGAACCCGGGCGCAATCTTAAAGCCAGCCTGAGTTACGCATTTTAA
- a CDS encoding flavodoxin, producing MAQQANIALVFGTDTGNTQEVGEKIAKALRNYGYTVDMMNVNEVTSIVLQQYRFLVMGIPTWDFGGIQEDWEDFEADLQMADLSEAVVALYGLGDQRGYGDYFVDAMGWLYERVQATGAQLIGHWPADGYKVAASLALNENKTEFCGLAIDEDQQFELTDGRVATWVSQIVAEYERCALAS from the coding sequence ATGGCACAGCAAGCAAACATCGCACTGGTTTTTGGTACGGACACTGGCAATACCCAGGAGGTGGGCGAAAAAATTGCAAAAGCACTGCGCAACTACGGTTATACCGTGGACATGATGAATGTGAATGAAGTGACATCGATCGTGCTGCAACAATATCGCTTTTTGGTGATGGGCATTCCTACCTGGGATTTTGGTGGCATCCAGGAAGATTGGGAAGATTTTGAAGCCGATTTGCAAATGGCTGATTTATCAGAAGCAGTGGTAGCGCTCTACGGGTTGGGTGACCAGCGCGGCTACGGCGATTATTTTGTCGATGCCATGGGGTGGCTCTACGAACGCGTGCAAGCAACCGGTGCGCAGTTGATCGGTCACTGGCCAGCCGATGGCTACAAGGTAGCGGCTTCATTAGCCTTGAATGAAAACAAAACGGAATTTTGTGGACTAGCCATCGATGAAGATCAACAGTTTGAATTAACCGATGGTCGTGTTGCCACCTGGGTCAGCCAAATTGTGGCGGAATACGAACGCTGCGCGCTGGCGTCCTAG